The following coding sequences are from one Dermacentor andersoni chromosome 5, qqDerAnde1_hic_scaffold, whole genome shotgun sequence window:
- the Naxe gene encoding NAD(P)H-hydrate epimerase isoform X1, with product MDKSEKKPMRFSFRRRPKSVSVDRSEPHIVADANIVQYLEKMHYISQEEAIKIDQELFSEYAYSLDQLMELAGLSVATAVAKSYPKATMTKGATVLVCCGPGNNGGDGLVCARHLKLFGYEPSVFYPKQSNKPLFQSLTKQCQEMEVPFLSFLPDSQLIADSYNVVVDALFGFSFKPPVRPEFADVLEKIKKVKIPVVSVDIPSGWDVENGGDTEALQPECLVSLTAPKLCSRNFKGRWHWLGGRFVPPALAAKYELNLPPYPGTECCLLLTPPTSS from the exons ATGGATAAAAGTGAGAAGAAGCCGATGCGCTTCTCGTTCCGGCGCCGTCCCAAGAGCGTCAGCGTGGACCGATCCGAGCCGCACATCGTCGCCGACGCCAACATTGTCCAGTACTTGGAGAAGATGCACTACATCAG CCAGGAGGAGGCCATCAAGATCGACCAAGAGCTCTTCTCGGAGTATGCATACAGTTTGGACCAGCTCATGGAGCTGGCGGGCCTCAGTGTAGCCACTGCAGTCGCAAAGTCCTACCCTAAGGCGACTATGACCAAAGGCGCCACCGTGCTTGTCTGCTGTGGACCTGGCAACAACGGTGGTGATGGGCTCGTTTGTGCCAGGCACCTCAAGCTTTTT GGTTATGAACCATCAGTGTTCTACCCAAAGCAGTCCAACAAGCCTCTGTTCCAGAGCCTGACCAAGCAGTGCCAGGAGATGGAGGTGCCATTCCTGTCCTTCCTTCCAGACTCTCAGCTCATTGCAGACTCCTACAATGTAGTTGTGGATGCCCTGTTTGGGTTTAGCTTCAAGCCTCCTGTGCGGCCAGAGTTTGCAGATGTGCTTGAGAAGATCAAGAAAGTGAAGATCCCAGTGGTCAGCGTTGATATTCCCTCAG GCTGGGACGTGGAGAATGGAGGCGACACAGAGGCCCTGCAGCCAGAGTGCTTGGTGTCCTTGACAGCACCAAAACTGTGCAGCCGCAACTTCAAAGGCCGATGGCACTGGCTAGGAGGCCGCTTCGTGCCACCCGCGCTGGCCGCAAAGTATGAGCTCAACCTGCCACCATACCCAGGCACTGAGTGTTGCCTCCTCCTCACACCGCCGACCTCCTCGTGA